A single Tenacibaculum sp. 190524A02b DNA region contains:
- a CDS encoding Dps family protein: METTILGLDIEKTERLKKELNVLLANFQVYYQNVRGLHWNIKGKNFFELHTKFEEFYTDAQEKVDMIAERILTLQGTPLHTFNDYVSEAKVPVGKNITEDVEAVTLIVSSLSELLKIERVILELADEAADEGTNSMMSDFIAEQEKTLWMMNAWLG; this comes from the coding sequence ATGGAAACTACAATTTTAGGGTTAGATATAGAAAAAACAGAAAGGTTAAAAAAAGAACTAAATGTATTGCTTGCAAACTTTCAAGTATATTATCAAAATGTAAGAGGTTTACATTGGAATATTAAAGGAAAGAATTTTTTTGAGTTACATACCAAGTTTGAAGAATTTTACACAGATGCTCAAGAAAAAGTAGACATGATAGCGGAAAGAATTTTGACGTTACAAGGAACGCCTTTACATACCTTTAATGACTATGTAAGTGAAGCTAAAGTTCCCGTAGGAAAGAATATTACAGAAGATGTTGAAGCGGTAACCTTAATAGTAAGTTCATTATCTGAGTTATTAAAAATAGAACGCGTGATTTTAGAGTTAGCTGATGAAGCAGCTGATGAAGGAACCAATTCTATGATGAGTGATTTTATAGCGGAACAAGAAAAAACATTGTGGATGATGAATGCCTGGTTAGGGTAA
- a CDS encoding NAD(P)/FAD-dependent oxidoreductase codes for MNPETHLHTDVLIVGKGVSGLVLSYLLEKKGINVAFLDKETNTSKIILAETIPPSTLALLDQLQLLSVFESCATKTYGYQSIWNSNQIHEETFFKHNPFKHGLKLNKKQLINTLEKQLNSKVINYQTLKELQITEQGVVSKIQLDNNIQTISSKLIIDGTGRNRAVLNTLKIPTQTLDDTIAFICYVPKTNATLKYGFFTETFNDGWGTVSDLNETTRILTIYTSKSNSMYKKLKHYNNWKDVLTETQVLKKHLPNTTINYKVVGRLANSSIAKKITGSKWLAIGDAAMAFDPISSHGISNALFCTHKASIAIDDFLSKKNNKAFTTYEHILSTIFKEYYRIKEELYTTLKTEKAVH; via the coding sequence ATGAATCCTGAGACTCATTTACATACCGATGTTCTTATTGTTGGCAAAGGAGTCTCAGGACTTGTTTTAAGCTATTTGTTAGAAAAAAAAGGAATTAACGTTGCTTTTCTAGATAAAGAAACGAATACTTCAAAAATAATTCTAGCAGAAACAATTCCGCCTTCTACACTAGCTTTATTAGATCAACTACAATTACTTTCTGTATTTGAAAGTTGTGCTACTAAAACTTATGGTTATCAATCTATATGGAACAGTAACCAAATACATGAGGAAACTTTTTTTAAACACAATCCTTTTAAACACGGATTAAAACTTAATAAAAAACAATTAATCAATACGCTAGAAAAGCAACTTAATAGTAAAGTTATCAACTATCAAACCTTAAAAGAACTTCAAATAACTGAGCAAGGTGTTGTTAGTAAAATCCAACTTGATAATAATATCCAAACTATTTCAAGCAAACTTATTATTGATGGTACTGGTAGAAATAGAGCGGTATTAAATACTTTAAAAATTCCAACTCAAACTTTAGATGACACTATTGCCTTTATTTGTTACGTTCCTAAAACAAATGCTACATTAAAGTATGGCTTTTTTACCGAGACTTTTAATGATGGATGGGGTACGGTTTCTGACTTAAATGAAACAACTAGAATACTCACCATCTACACCTCCAAAAGTAATAGCATGTACAAAAAACTTAAACATTACAACAACTGGAAGGATGTACTCACTGAAACACAAGTATTAAAAAAACATTTACCTAATACTACCATAAACTACAAAGTGGTAGGCAGATTAGCGAATTCTTCCATCGCAAAAAAAATAACAGGTTCTAAATGGCTAGCCATTGGAGATGCTGCTATGGCTTTTGACCCTATTTCTTCTCATGGTATTTCAAACGCACTATTTTGTACACACAAAGCGAGTATCGCTATTGATGATTTTCTTTCTAAAAAAAACAATAAGGCTTTTACTACTTATGAACACATACTTTCTACTATTTTTAAAGAATATTACAGAATAAAGGAAGAATTATATACTACCCTAAAAACAGAAAAGGCAGTACATTAG
- a CDS encoding LodA/GoxA family CTQ-dependent oxidase yields MKLRIYPSIGIARLGNGPATKEDVVFTPEVPWKNLYDTTEVYHTADGALKKQAQRFYIYECDDQGNPTQKFSIEEYKKTHPDTKVSITWTVEVANKKPFWYDFNNSLDLSIKDSTPNLSPNFANPNSIAPGIGASRRNPNVLDEKLIQKSDVNFRQELVNSPSAVTVSDEPNQTKKEIGGQFPFPLKGSQNSNIAAAMNTNSRNVNLGTVEYDNGNLIFYPGDGISAALNPSDLNTDFADNSNWYDDICDGKVTAVVTIDGTTYNLDTENEAAWIATAPPDYAPQIQPLATMYDLICGIDNKSYDTDFSLIFPILYRLYRMQWVNLSDFLSPSFRETIDQLTPEEFSYLYSLPADQEAAKNARLLRETIFNSFRDPLYNYNNEPIIPSKNKTDLTNLGSGTEELKYPFYPGDGINYPGSPAQWFAIPPILYEELKKWRDGNFTPLSGSYTTMDQIGLYYQAQYIEASKDGAKSALLMTRAVLETLYGGGFHPGVELTWPMRHKQMYSQNAVAFSKVTDNASFFGLREIRIAVATPEQQEAVFYKDFGFEMTSDNIAASLAGDADSIWLWQITPGDLTKWMGIPWQSDAGSCQKVFLDSQYPIPAWWAANLPVDVLTEESLVAMRNETVTPETKQYIYANRTPWLMTTDTGFVGYHAEGGYMNGLINMVYKWKDVGVVAAREAQTNGIPELVYVAAESKNVRDKMSVFLGKSFPKTDVTLTPPSIYYSNERDMVWIPEGKQITLSSKPDGTGDINVDDELEVYVNGQKVASFDFSGGGTGNYPKPPQNVTTNFNSFLNSFVTIKVVYKDLHGGKKEAYNLYISFH; encoded by the coding sequence ATGAAACTACGTATTTATCCCTCAATAGGAATTGCAAGACTTGGAAATGGCCCTGCTACTAAAGAAGATGTTGTTTTTACACCTGAAGTACCTTGGAAAAATCTTTATGACACTACAGAGGTTTACCACACTGCAGATGGTGCTTTAAAAAAGCAAGCACAACGCTTCTACATTTATGAATGTGACGACCAAGGAAATCCTACACAAAAATTTTCTATTGAAGAGTACAAAAAAACACATCCTGATACTAAAGTAAGTATTACATGGACAGTGGAAGTTGCTAACAAAAAACCTTTTTGGTATGACTTCAATAATAGTTTAGATTTGTCTATAAAAGATAGCACACCAAATTTAAGTCCAAATTTTGCCAATCCAAATAGCATTGCCCCAGGCATAGGAGCTTCCAGAAGAAATCCAAACGTTTTAGATGAAAAATTAATACAGAAATCTGATGTTAATTTTAGACAAGAACTAGTAAACAGCCCAAGTGCAGTAACGGTTTCTGATGAACCTAACCAAACTAAAAAAGAAATTGGAGGTCAATTTCCTTTTCCTTTAAAAGGCTCTCAAAATAGTAACATAGCTGCGGCTATGAATACCAATTCAAGAAATGTTAATCTAGGTACTGTTGAATATGATAATGGTAACTTAATTTTTTATCCAGGAGATGGAATCTCTGCCGCTTTAAATCCTTCAGATTTGAATACCGACTTTGCAGACAACTCTAACTGGTATGATGATATTTGTGACGGAAAAGTAACTGCTGTAGTGACTATAGATGGTACTACTTATAATCTTGACACAGAAAATGAAGCTGCTTGGATAGCTACTGCACCACCAGATTATGCACCACAAATTCAACCATTAGCTACCATGTATGATTTAATTTGTGGTATTGATAATAAAAGTTACGATACCGATTTTAGTTTAATTTTCCCTATTCTTTATAGGTTATATAGAATGCAATGGGTGAATTTAAGTGATTTCCTATCGCCTTCTTTTAGAGAAACTATAGACCAACTAACTCCAGAAGAGTTTAGTTATTTATACTCTTTACCAGCGGATCAGGAAGCTGCTAAAAATGCAAGACTTTTAAGAGAAACTATTTTTAATTCATTTAGAGATCCGCTATACAATTACAATAACGAACCAATAATACCAAGTAAAAACAAAACCGATTTAACCAATCTTGGTAGTGGTACTGAAGAATTAAAATATCCGTTTTATCCAGGTGATGGAATTAACTACCCTGGAAGCCCTGCACAATGGTTTGCCATTCCTCCTATTTTATATGAAGAGTTAAAAAAGTGGAGAGACGGTAACTTTACACCTCTTAGTGGTTCTTATACTACTATGGATCAAATAGGACTTTATTATCAAGCGCAATATATTGAAGCTTCAAAAGACGGTGCTAAAAGTGCTTTGTTAATGACCAGAGCCGTGTTAGAAACTTTATATGGCGGAGGTTTTCATCCAGGCGTAGAGCTTACTTGGCCAATGCGTCACAAACAGATGTATTCTCAAAATGCGGTAGCTTTTTCTAAAGTGACAGATAATGCCTCTTTCTTTGGTTTACGTGAAATTAGAATTGCCGTAGCAACACCCGAACAACAAGAAGCCGTTTTTTACAAAGACTTTGGTTTTGAAATGACTTCAGACAATATTGCTGCTTCCTTAGCAGGTGACGCTGATAGTATATGGCTATGGCAAATAACCCCAGGTGATTTAACAAAATGGATGGGAATACCTTGGCAGTCAGATGCAGGAAGTTGTCAAAAAGTATTTTTAGACAGTCAATATCCAATACCAGCTTGGTGGGCTGCTAATTTACCTGTAGATGTTTTAACAGAAGAGAGCTTAGTTGCTATGCGTAATGAAACCGTTACGCCAGAAACTAAACAATATATTTATGCTAATAGAACACCTTGGTTGATGACTACGGATACAGGATTTGTTGGCTATCATGCGGAAGGTGGCTATATGAACGGGTTAATTAATATGGTATATAAATGGAAAGATGTTGGTGTGGTAGCTGCTAGAGAGGCACAAACCAATGGAATACCTGAACTAGTTTATGTAGCAGCAGAAAGTAAAAATGTTAGGGATAAAATGAGTGTATTTTTAGGAAAATCTTTTCCAAAAACAGATGTTACTCTAACGCCTCCAAGTATTTACTATAGTAATGAAAGAGACATGGTATGGATTCCAGAAGGAAAACAAATTACCTTATCTTCTAAACCAGACGGAACAGGCGATATTAATGTAGATGATGAACTAGAAGTATATGTAAATGGACAAAAAGTAGCTTCGTTTGACTTTAGCGGTGGCGGAACTGGGAATTACCCAAAACCACCTCAAAATGTTACCACTAACTTCAATTCATTCTTAAACTCTTTTGTGACTATAAAAGTAGTGTATAAAGATTTACATGGTGGTAAAAAAGAAGCGTATAACCTTTACATTTCATTCCACTAA
- a CDS encoding sulfite exporter TauE/SafE family protein, whose protein sequence is MELSFLIETALENWYVILLFFTIAILYSSVGFGGGSSYLAVLAITGLAFTEIRSTSLLCNIVVVSSNVVLFWKRKLYNWKKVTPLVLFSIPMAFLGGYLQISQHIFFILLGITLLLAAITMWYSKTINTLKTGNNNLSLTKNITYGGFIGFISGMVGIGGGIFLAPLLHLTNWDTPKRIAATASFFILLNSISGLIGQYINPKFSINWQFTSILLITVFIGGQIGNRLSNKLLTPIQLKKATAILIAFVSIKILLK, encoded by the coding sequence ATGGAGCTATCTTTTCTTATTGAAACTGCCCTAGAAAATTGGTATGTAATTTTATTATTTTTTACCATTGCTATACTATACTCCTCTGTTGGTTTTGGAGGTGGCTCTAGTTATCTTGCTGTATTGGCTATTACTGGTTTAGCTTTTACTGAAATAAGAAGTACTAGTTTACTTTGTAACATTGTAGTAGTATCAAGTAATGTTGTATTATTTTGGAAAAGAAAATTATACAACTGGAAAAAAGTAACGCCTTTAGTTCTTTTTAGTATTCCCATGGCTTTTTTAGGAGGCTACTTACAAATAAGTCAGCACATATTTTTTATTCTTTTAGGAATCACCTTACTATTAGCTGCTATTACTATGTGGTATTCTAAAACCATAAACACACTTAAAACAGGCAACAACAACTTATCTTTAACCAAAAACATAACTTATGGCGGTTTTATTGGTTTTATTTCAGGAATGGTGGGTATAGGCGGAGGCATTTTTTTAGCTCCTTTATTACACTTAACAAATTGGGACACGCCTAAAAGAATAGCGGCAACCGCTAGTTTTTTTATTCTTTTGAATTCAATTAGTGGTTTAATTGGTCAATATATCAATCCAAAATTTTCTATTAACTGGCAATTTACTTCTATCTTATTAATTACCGTTTTTATAGGAGGACAAATTGGAAACCGACTAAGTAATAAGCTTCTCACTCCTATTCAGCTTAAAAAAGCTACAGCTATCCTTATTGCTTTTGTTAGTATAAAAATACTTTTAAAATAG
- the acs gene encoding acetate--CoA ligase yields the protein MSNYHIKHLEEYYQVYRKSVRNPEMFWEEIAEEHFVWRKRWNNVLSYDFSKPEVKWFEGAKLNITENCIDRHLQVRGDKTAILFEPNDPKDAAIHISYKELHKRVCKFANVLKENGIKKGDRVCIYLPMIPELAISVLACARIGAVHSVVFAGFSSTALATRVNDCEAKMVITSDGSFRGAKIIDLKGIVDEALESCNTVDTVLVAKRIATDISMKEGRDKWLQPLLDKASDVCEPEIMDAEDPLFILYTSGSTGSPKGMLHTTAGYMVYTAYTFKNVFNYREDDVYWCTADIGWITGHSYIVYGPLANGATTVMFEGVPSYPDYGRFWEVVEKHKVTQFYTAPTAIRALAKENLDYVDSYNLSTLKVLGTVGEPINEEAWHWYNDNVGKKKSPIVDTWWQTETGGIMISPLPYATPTKPTYATLPLPGIQLALMDETGNEINGNQVDGRLCVKFPWPSMARTIWGNHQRYKDTYFSAFENKYFTGDGALRDEVGYYRITGRVDDVIIVSGHNLGTAPIEDAINEHPAVAESAIVGFPHDIKGNALYGYVILKETGEGRDHDNLRKEINQIITEHIGPIAKLNKIQFTVGLPKTRSGKIMRRILRKIAHNELDSLGDVSTLLNPEVVQSIIDNRLVLDPTT from the coding sequence ATGAGCAACTATCATATAAAACATTTAGAAGAATATTATCAAGTTTATAGAAAATCAGTACGAAACCCAGAGATGTTTTGGGAAGAAATAGCAGAAGAACATTTTGTATGGAGAAAGCGCTGGAATAATGTATTAAGTTATGATTTTTCAAAACCAGAAGTAAAGTGGTTTGAAGGTGCTAAATTAAATATTACTGAAAACTGTATTGATAGACATTTACAGGTAAGAGGTGATAAAACGGCTATTTTATTTGAACCGAATGATCCAAAGGATGCAGCAATTCATATTAGTTATAAAGAACTACATAAACGAGTTTGTAAGTTTGCAAATGTTTTAAAGGAAAACGGAATTAAAAAAGGTGATAGGGTTTGTATCTATTTACCAATGATTCCAGAGTTGGCCATTTCGGTTTTAGCATGTGCTAGAATTGGGGCAGTACATTCTGTAGTATTTGCTGGGTTTTCTTCAACAGCATTGGCAACAAGAGTCAATGATTGTGAGGCTAAAATGGTAATAACCTCAGACGGTTCTTTTAGAGGGGCAAAAATAATAGACTTAAAAGGAATTGTAGATGAAGCCTTAGAAAGTTGTAATACAGTAGATACTGTTTTAGTAGCTAAGAGAATTGCTACAGACATTTCAATGAAAGAAGGTAGAGATAAATGGCTACAACCTTTATTAGACAAAGCTTCTGATGTTTGTGAACCTGAAATAATGGACGCAGAAGATCCTTTGTTTATTCTTTATACTTCTGGATCTACAGGAAGCCCTAAAGGAATGTTACATACCACGGCTGGTTATATGGTATATACCGCTTATACGTTTAAAAACGTATTTAATTATAGAGAAGATGATGTGTATTGGTGTACGGCGGATATTGGTTGGATTACTGGACATAGTTATATTGTATATGGTCCATTAGCCAATGGAGCAACTACAGTTATGTTTGAGGGAGTACCAAGTTATCCAGATTATGGACGCTTTTGGGAAGTGGTTGAAAAGCATAAAGTAACTCAATTTTATACAGCACCAACAGCCATTAGAGCATTGGCAAAAGAAAATTTAGACTATGTTGATTCTTACAATCTTTCTACATTAAAAGTTTTAGGAACGGTAGGAGAGCCTATTAATGAAGAAGCATGGCATTGGTATAATGATAATGTAGGTAAGAAAAAAAGCCCAATTGTAGATACATGGTGGCAAACTGAAACAGGAGGGATTATGATTTCTCCGTTGCCTTATGCTACACCAACAAAGCCAACTTATGCAACCTTACCTTTACCTGGAATCCAGTTAGCATTAATGGATGAGACAGGTAATGAAATAAACGGAAATCAAGTTGATGGAAGACTGTGTGTAAAATTTCCTTGGCCTTCTATGGCTAGGACTATTTGGGGAAATCATCAACGTTATAAGGATACATATTTCTCAGCTTTTGAAAATAAGTACTTCACAGGAGATGGTGCTTTAAGAGACGAAGTTGGGTATTATAGAATTACTGGTAGAGTAGATGATGTAATAATTGTTTCTGGACATAACTTAGGAACAGCACCTATTGAAGATGCGATAAATGAGCATCCAGCTGTTGCTGAGAGTGCTATTGTTGGTTTTCCGCATGATATTAAAGGAAATGCTTTGTACGGTTATGTAATTTTAAAAGAAACGGGAGAAGGTAGAGATCATGATAATCTTCGAAAAGAGATAAATCAAATTATAACAGAACATATTGGCCCTATAGCTAAGCTGAATAAAATTCAGTTTACAGTAGGTCTTCCTAAAACTAGATCAGGAAAAATTATGCGCCGAATTTTACGAAAAATAGCGCATAATGAACTAGATAGTTTGGGGGATGTTTCTACATTGTTAAACCCAGAAGTTGTACAGAGTATAATTGATAACAGGTTGGTACTGGATCCAACTACGTAA
- a CDS encoding RsmD family RNA methyltransferase — translation MRIISGKYKSKRISAPKNLPVRPTTDMAKESLFNILNNLYYFDSISVIDLFAGTGNISYEFASRGTENIYAIDAHFNCIKFINQISKELDLGITTYKSDVYKFLEKTPLKVDIIFADPPYDFKEEDFLKIADLTFERGLLNEEGTLIIEHSKHTDLSNHPYFSYDKRYGGNVFSFFEINTED, via the coding sequence ATGCGTATAATTTCAGGAAAATACAAAAGTAAACGAATTTCAGCTCCTAAAAACCTACCAGTTCGTCCAACAACCGACATGGCTAAGGAGTCATTATTTAACATTTTAAATAACTTATACTACTTCGATAGTATTTCAGTGATTGATTTGTTTGCTGGTACTGGTAATATTAGTTATGAATTTGCCTCTAGAGGTACTGAAAATATATATGCTATTGATGCGCATTTTAATTGCATTAAGTTCATCAATCAAATATCTAAAGAACTTGATTTAGGAATCACCACCTACAAAAGTGATGTGTATAAATTTTTAGAAAAAACGCCATTAAAGGTAGATATTATTTTTGCTGACCCTCCATATGATTTTAAAGAAGAAGATTTTTTAAAAATAGCTGATCTAACATTTGAAAGAGGTTTATTAAACGAGGAAGGTACTCTAATTATAGAACACTCCAAACATACCGACCTTTCAAACCACCCTTATTTTAGTTACGATAAACGATATGGCGGTAATGTTTTTAGCTTTTTTGAAATAAATACCGAAGACTAA
- a CDS encoding DUF3822 family protein → MQLIKKTKNSGAYAQHKNLSIQFSLDGFYFCITNSITKEAIVYTEYVFEKSIDSPELLLEKVIQIFKEDKDLQQDFDTVFAIHQNNLATLVPDEFFDKDNLKAYLSYTIKTLFTDFITYDSLEKIKANLVYIPYVNINNFIFQNFGEFEYKHHASILLDKILAHSKKHTLSTAFYVHVGKMLMDIIIIKDNELVLYNSFNYQSKEDFIYYILFVAEQLDLNPDTFTLLLSGAIEKDSDLYSITYKYVRNVQFIESTSTFFTNEDEFSNHSTYILL, encoded by the coding sequence ATGCAGCTAATAAAAAAGACTAAAAATTCTGGCGCATATGCGCAACATAAAAATCTATCCATCCAATTCAGTTTGGATGGATTTTATTTTTGTATTACCAATAGCATTACTAAAGAGGCTATAGTATATACGGAATATGTTTTTGAAAAGAGTATTGACTCTCCTGAGTTATTACTTGAAAAAGTGATTCAAATTTTTAAAGAAGATAAAGACCTACAGCAAGATTTTGATACAGTATTTGCCATTCATCAAAATAATTTAGCTACATTAGTTCCTGATGAGTTTTTTGATAAGGATAACTTAAAAGCGTATCTTTCTTATACTATAAAAACACTTTTTACAGACTTTATTACATATGATTCTCTTGAGAAAATTAAAGCTAATTTAGTATACATTCCATATGTAAACATTAACAATTTTATTTTTCAAAATTTTGGAGAATTTGAATACAAACATCATGCATCCATTTTATTAGATAAAATTTTAGCCCACAGTAAAAAACATACACTTAGTACAGCTTTTTATGTTCATGTTGGTAAAATGCTCATGGATATCATTATTATAAAAGATAATGAATTGGTGCTATACAACTCTTTTAACTATCAGAGTAAAGAAGATTTTATTTACTATATCCTTTTTGTTGCTGAACAACTAGATTTAAACCCAGATACGTTTACCTTGCTATTATCTGGTGCTATTGAAAAAGATTCTGACCTCTATTCTATTACATACAAATACGTTAGAAATGTCCAATTTATAGAAAGTACTAGTACTTTTTTTACTAATGAAGATGAATTTTCTAATCATTCAACTTATATCTTATTATAA